Proteins from a single region of Diorhabda sublineata isolate icDioSubl1.1 chromosome 2, icDioSubl1.1, whole genome shotgun sequence:
- the LOC130452958 gene encoding pre-mRNA-splicing factor 38 codes for MANRTVKDAKSVHGTNPQYLVEKIIRSRIYDSKYWKEECFALTAELLVDKAMELRFIGGVFGGNIKPTPFLCLTLKMLQIQPEKDIVVEFIKNEEFKYVRALGAFYMRLTGSSLDCYKYLEPLYNDNRKLRRQNRQSQFEIVHMDEFIDELLREERVCDIILPRIQKRSVLEENNEIEAKISALEDDLDDDIDIEDEELLKYDLDEVPKEEKKEKKKDKKRDRSRSRDRHHSREREKHKKDKDRERERDKDKRGKDRSRRDRERRKEEKKRDNDRKRR; via the exons ATGGCTAATAGAACTGTAAAAGATGCAAAATCTGTTCACGGAACGAATCCTCAATATTTAGTGGAAAAAATAATTCGCTCCAGAATTTATGATTCCAAATATTGGAAAGAGGAATGCTTTGCACTTACAGCAGAACTTCTTGTGGATAAAGCTATGGAGTTACGATTTATAGGTGGTGTTTTTGGAGGTAATATAAAACCTACTCCATTTTTGTGCTTAACTCTCAAAATGCTAcaaattcagccagaaaaagATATTGttgttgaatttataaaaaatgaagaatttaaatacGTGAGAGCGTTAGGAGCCTTTTACATGAGGTTAACTGGATCATCTCTTGACTGTTACAAATATTTAGAGCCATTATATAATGATAACAGAAAATTAAGAAGACAAAACCGCCAATCCCAGTTTGAGATTGTACATATGGATGAATTTATTGATGAACTTTTAAGGGAAGAAAGG gTTTGTGACATAATACTGCCTAGAATTCAGAAACGTTCTGTTCTGGAAGAAAATAATGAGATAGAAGCAAAAATATCAGCTTTAGAAGATGACTTAGATGATGATATAGATATAGAAGATgaagaattattgaaatatgatttggaTGAAGTAcccaaagaagaaaaaaaagaaaagaaaaaagataaaaaaagggATAGAAGTCGTTCAAGAGACAGGCATCACAGTAGAGAAAGAGAAAAGCATAAAAAAGATAAGGATAGGGAGAGGGAAAGGGACAAAGACAAAAGGGGTAAAGACAGAAGTAGAAGAGATAGAGAAAGacgaaaagaagaaaagaaaagagaTAATGATAGAAAGAGAAGATAA